One part of the Magallana gigas chromosome 5, xbMagGiga1.1, whole genome shotgun sequence genome encodes these proteins:
- the LOC105331219 gene encoding retinoic acid receptor beta isoform X1, with amino-acid sequence MVFETTLQCVLEAGVGSIHGEASMERFATESSSDGSSFMIEDDLPFGEVSAVEDETNSSELSEFTENGLLTLSLNEFVLNESPCAGRDSQEELNYGLSEFGLPNTTSLECFELGLGECTQELSENKDLFSSDLFNPGKNDVSNIQSDQAEEVSMSKGDSLSLTDCLNSDRDFEKPDQTEIKTSLPKMMELVDFILNMEGIKDFYSASKMTDEIMEEIVENAISASEASGSSCASSPSTGEVLHCPDTPCGQDSNYSKKNRSIKSVVSKAKDPSTKSSFLPPCRVCGDNASGFHYGANTCEACKGFFRRSIVKIQQNKESYKCIGKGEGCVLGPGKRNPCAACRYARCLEVGMSIGAIKTGRYTYEKRTKDTVEVRKMKVAEKPRQMETYISDSEVDQIIQSLKEVLLKSCPEAHTIFDRETNLNRQWQIYNEYKAKVEIFGTMSVIPKEVWDEFYKETGIDLDNRQDLMKEMACRMEHGLTMMVDFVRTIPGFADLSVSDQTELIKASHFEFMFIGHCHCFNPHLKVVTGLIDAQLQDVYKLFGIDESITSQFNHMASTLQKIKLDWEESFLMRSIAVTFSDRCQLEDPKAVEQIQWRLINALRVLAKRKNYRPEQRLWHILDRLTALRTMTEISKELDKQKCSWPVMKEHPLVLDILQS; translated from the exons ATGGTGTTTGAGACAACTCTTCAGTGTGTTTTGGAAGCGGGTGTTGGGTCGATACACGGAGAAGCTAGCATGGAGCGATTCGCTACCGAGTCTTCGAGCGATGGGAGCAGCTTCATGATTGAGGATGATCTTCCCTTCGGAGAGGTTTCGGCAGTCGAAGACGAAACGAACTCGAGCGAGTTGAGCGAGTTTACTGAAAATGGACTACTCACGCTGAGCTTAAACGAGTTTGTGCTCAACGAGTCACCTTGTGCAGGTAGAGATTCGCAAGAAGAATTAAATTACGGACTCTCTGAGTTTGGCCTTCCAAATACTACCTCCTTAGAATGTTTTGAGCTTGGTCTCGGCGAGTGTACTCAAGAGCTTAGTGAGAACAAAGACTTGTTCAGCAGTGACTTGTTCAACCCCGGTAAGAATGATGTCTCGAATATCCAAAGTGACCAGGCAGAAGAAGTGAGCATGAGTAAGGGGGACTCATTGAGTCTCACAGACTGCCTGAACTCGGACAGGGACTTTGAAAAACCAGACCAAACTGAAATCAAG ACTTCTCTTCCCAAAATGATGGAACTTGTcgatttcattttgaatatggAAGGCATTAAAGATTTCTACTCGGCATCCAAAATGACGGACGAAATTATGGAAGAAATTGTAGAAAATGCTATATCAGCAAGTGAGGCCTCGGGATCATCTTGTGCAAGCAGTCCATCGACGGGGGAGGTTTTGCACTGTCCGGATACACCCTGTGGTCAAGATTCAaattattccaaaaaaaatcGTTCCATTAAAAGTGTGGTGTCAAAAGCGAAGGATCCTAGTACAAAATCGAGCTTTCTTCCTCCCTGTAGGGTGTGTGGCGACAACGCCTCGGGTTTTCATTACGGAGCTAACACGTGCGAAGCATGCAAG GGGTTCTTTAGAAGGAGCATCGTTAAGATTCAACAAAACAAGGAGTCCTACAAATGCATTGGTAAAGGTGAAGGCTGTGTTTTGGGTCCAGGAAAAAGAAACCCCTGCGCGGCCTGTCGATACGCCAGGTGTCTAGAAGTGGGCATGTCCATTGGAG CAATTAAGACCGGACGCTACACGTATGAGAAGAGAACAAAAGACACGGTCGAGGTCCGAAAAATGAAAGTAGCGGAGAAACCGCGCCAAATGGAGACGTATATAAGCGACTCAGAGGTGGACCAAATCATCCAGTCTCTTAAGGAGGTGCTGCTGAAGAGTTGTCCCGAGGCCCACACTATCTTTGATAGAGAAACAAACCTTAACAGGCAGTGGCAAATATAT AATGAATACAAGGCGAAGGTAGAAATATTTGGCACCATGTCTGTGATTCCAAAAGAAGTCTGGGATGAATTTTACAAGGAGACTGGAATCGACTTGGACAACAGGCAAGATCTGATGAAAGAAATGGCGTGCAGGATGGAGCATGGGCTGACTATGATGGTCGATTTTGTCCGAACTATTCCGGGTTTTGCCGATTTGTCCGTCTCGGACCAAACGGAACTAATAAAGG CCTCACATTTCGAATTTATGTTCATTGGTCACTGTCACTGCTTTAACCCTCATCTGAAAGTTGTTACTGGTCTGATCGACGCGCAGCTTCAAGATGTGTATAAGCTGTTCGGAATAGATGAATCGATCACAAGTCAGTTCAATCATATGGCTTCCACCTTACAAAAGATTAAACTTGATTGGGAAGAAAGTTTTTTGATGCGTAGCATAGCCGTTACCTTTTCAG ATCGATGCCAATTAGAGGACCCCAAAGCAGTGGAACAGATTCAGTGGCGACTCATCAACGCACTAAGAGTGCTGGCCAAACGCAAAAACTACAGACCAGAACAAAGGTTGTGGCACATACTGGACCGACTAACGGCTCTGAGGACTATGACTGAAATAAGCAAGGAATTGGACAAACAAAAGTGTTCATGGCCTGTCATGAAAGAACATCCACTCGTTCTAGATATTCTGCAGAGCTGA
- the LOC105331217 gene encoding transcription factor RFX4: MEPVNVQLAPLMPEGLYDMHGGYNYTPSLWGHREDRTFSALQPDPPSSRAENSTRSDIKKQPSENIGSSSENTETKKDQNENTKSDSTQKQSQVACTLKWLSENYERAEGVCLPRCVLYTHYLDFCKKMKYTPAGAATFGKIIRQKFSKITTRRLGTRGQSKYHYYGIGIKETSIYYHSVYSGKGLTRFSGIKIKTEGSNRKFSLSSKTGTLLPEFPNAENLILPENVDRDKMQTFIMMYRTHCQRILDTVISANFEEVQNFLLHFWQGMPEHLTSLLSLDMVADIVGLCDSILYKVVVDVLIPSTIQDLPDSLGSEIKLFIRRLTHWLTSSLEDVPNKLRDKKIEVAKHFTHSIKRQMSFVHLAQTARSVLHNQESLNGMIEDVSNIDLTEICCQAGFTTPKSTNSLTEIINDCFDEFQNLLTKQAPIEGYTEWLDNIIDKCVLQPLKDHDKSFKETASKFILHWEIIGSLFMRDLTLHNASSFGAFHLIHMMFDEYVFLVMETQHDQVTDKTLQKAVQKYMKCAEEIKTQAKVRVPSSKHLVSPKGRKRKIEEEVFDSNDEGDNTGGMDENRPGAADSYSAMNGTAFSRPAPSIHRDPCNLTFPDENCRSGISHSTLPLSPLKHYSTINGSAYDRPTYISQYGLNSYGDIMNTNNSFTTPRVQPYGESHINSFAAVPFTGSVPQATTSYWADSRTHPTFHETYNPYGYNKFHSSYDTYNKSSFLRGSTYQDSINRSAFENSRNYYRSSHDNFQVGSHISIGGLNGTYMDIAQPQSQYPPRQDSAVFFQDDLYANSMPPSFSTIGKPYFAAAFR; the protein is encoded by the exons aAACGAAGAAGGACCAGAATGAAAATACAAAGTCAGATAGCACACAAAAACAGTCCCAGGTTGCTTGCACACTAAAATg GTTGTCGGAGAACTACGAGAGAGCAGAAGGGGTGTGTCTCCCCAGGTGTGTCCTGTATACACATTACCTGGACTTCTGCAAGAAGATGAAATACACACCGGCAGGCGCAGCCACCTTTGGAAAG ATCATCCGACAAAAGTTTTCGAAGATAACCACGAGACGACTAGGGACAAGAGGACAATCCAA GTACCATTACTATGGCATTGGCATTAAGGAGACCTCGATCTACTATCATTCCGTATACTCAGGGAAAGGATTAACGAG ATTTTCCGGAATCAAGATAAAGACAGAG gGATCAAACAGAAAATTTTCCCTCAGCTCAAAGACAGGGACCTTACTGCCAGAATTTCCAAACGCCGAAAACCTAATATTACCAGAAAATGTAGACAGAGACAAG ATGCAGACATTCATTATGATGTACCGAACACACTGTCAGCGAATACTGGATACGGTGATTAGCGCGAACTTCGAAGAG GTTCAAAACTTTCTGCTACATTTCTGGCAAGGAATGCCCGAGCACCTGACCAGTCTGCTGAGTCTGGACATGGTGGCCGACATTGTGGGACTCTGTGACTCCATTCTTTAtaag GTTGTGGTAGATGTATTAATACCATCCACCATTCAGGACCTCCCAGACAG TTTGGGGTCAGAAATCAAACTTTTTATTCGGAGGCTGACCCACTGGTTAACTAGCTCTCTTGAAGATGTGCCAAAtaaattacgagataaaaagaTAGAAG ttGCTAAACATTTCACTCACAGTATAAAACGGCAAATGTCCTTTGTACATTTAGCACAA ACAGCTAGAAGTGTGCTTCATAACCAGGAATCTCTGAATGGTATGATAGAGGATGTGTCAAACATTGATCTGACGGAGATCTGTTGTCAGGCAGGGTTCACGACCCCGAAATCAACCAATAGTCTTACAGAAATCATCAATGACT gttTTGATGAATTCCAAAATTTGCTAACCAAGCAGGCACCGATTGAAGGTTATACGGAGTGGCTTGATAATATCATTGATAAATGTGTTTTGCAG CCATTAAAAGACCATGACAAATCCTTCAAAGAAACTGCCTCCAAGTTTATTCTACACTGGGAGATAATAGGGTCCCTGTTCATGAGAGACCTCACGCTACACAATGCAAGCAGCTTTG GAGCATTCCATTTGATTCACATGATGTTTGACGAGTACGTCTTTCTGGTGATGGAGACGCAACATGACCAGGTTACAGATAAAACACTACAGAAGGCGGTGCAGAAGTACATGAAATGTGCAG AGGAGATTAAAACCCAAGCTAAAGTGCGAGTGCCCTCATCCAAGCATTTAGTGTCTCCGAAAGGTCGGAAAAGGAAGATAGAGGAAGAAGTCTTCGATAGCAATG ATGAGGGGGACAATACGGGTGGGATGGACGAGAACCGACCGGGTGCGGCCGATTCCTACTCGGCCATGAACGGTACCGCCTTCAGTCGACCGGCTCCGTCCATACATAGAGATCCTTGTAATCTGACATTTCCCGACGAAAACTGTCGCTCAGGAATAAGCCATTCTACCTTGCCACTATCCCCACTCAAACACTACTCTACCATTAACGGAAGTGCCTACGACCGTCCCACGTATATATCTCAATACGGCTTGAATTCCTATGGTGATATCATGAACACCAATAACAGTTTCACTACTCCTCGTGTGCAGCCTTACGGCGAAAGTCATATCAACTCTTTTGCGGCAGTGCCTTTTACCGGAAGTGTTCCCCAGGCAACGACGTCGTACTGGGCAGATAGTAGAACACATCCGACATTTCACGAGACTTATAATCCGTACGGTTATAACAAGTTCCATTCTTCATATGATACTTACAACAAAAGCTCATTCCTGAGAGGATCAACTTACCAAGACTCTATAAATAGATCTGCATTTGAAAATTCTAGAAACTATTACAGAAGCTCTCATGATAATTTCCAAG TAGGCAGTCATATTTCTATTGGAGGTTTGAATGGAACGTACATGGATATTGCGCAGCCGCAGTCCCAATATCCACCGCGTCAGGATTCTGCCGTGTTCTTTCAAGATGACCTTTATGCAAATTCAATGCCTCCATCATTTTCAACCATAGGCAAACCATACTTTGCAGCCGCATTCCGATGA
- the LOC105331219 gene encoding vitamin D3 receptor A isoform X2, translated as MVFETTLQCVLEAGVGSIHGEASMERFATESSSDGSSFMIEDDLPFGEVSAVEDETNSSELSEFTENGLLTLSLNEFVLNESPCAGRDSQEELNYGLSEFGLPNTTSLECFELGLGECTQELSENKDLFSSDLFNPGKNDVSNIQSDQAEEVSMSKGDSLSLTDCLNSDRDFEKPDQTEIKTSLPKMMELVDFILNMEGIKDFYSASKMTDEIMEEIVENAISASEASGSSCASSPSTGEVLHCPDTPCGQDSNYSKKNRSIKSVVSKAKDPSTKSSFLPPCRVCGDNASGFHYGANTCEACKGFFRRSIVKIQQNKESYKCIGKGEGCVLGPGKRNPCAACRYARCLEVGMSIGAIKTGRYTYEKRTKDTVEVRKMKVAEKPRQMETYISDSEVDQIIQSLKEVLLKSCPEAHTIFDRETNLNRQWQIYNEYKAKVEIFGTMSVIPKEVWDEFYKETGIDLDNRQDLMKEMACRMEHGLTMMVDFVRTIPGFADLSVSDQTELIKASHFEFFFLMLHKSFNPELRVVSGMIGLHESEINKVAEKEAIENLFQFSTSLKNLDLAFDEIILVRGICVTFADRCQLEDPKAVEQIQWRLINALRVLAKRKNYRPEQRLWHILDRLTALRTMTEISKELDKQKCSWPVMKEHPLVLDILQS; from the exons ATGGTGTTTGAGACAACTCTTCAGTGTGTTTTGGAAGCGGGTGTTGGGTCGATACACGGAGAAGCTAGCATGGAGCGATTCGCTACCGAGTCTTCGAGCGATGGGAGCAGCTTCATGATTGAGGATGATCTTCCCTTCGGAGAGGTTTCGGCAGTCGAAGACGAAACGAACTCGAGCGAGTTGAGCGAGTTTACTGAAAATGGACTACTCACGCTGAGCTTAAACGAGTTTGTGCTCAACGAGTCACCTTGTGCAGGTAGAGATTCGCAAGAAGAATTAAATTACGGACTCTCTGAGTTTGGCCTTCCAAATACTACCTCCTTAGAATGTTTTGAGCTTGGTCTCGGCGAGTGTACTCAAGAGCTTAGTGAGAACAAAGACTTGTTCAGCAGTGACTTGTTCAACCCCGGTAAGAATGATGTCTCGAATATCCAAAGTGACCAGGCAGAAGAAGTGAGCATGAGTAAGGGGGACTCATTGAGTCTCACAGACTGCCTGAACTCGGACAGGGACTTTGAAAAACCAGACCAAACTGAAATCAAG ACTTCTCTTCCCAAAATGATGGAACTTGTcgatttcattttgaatatggAAGGCATTAAAGATTTCTACTCGGCATCCAAAATGACGGACGAAATTATGGAAGAAATTGTAGAAAATGCTATATCAGCAAGTGAGGCCTCGGGATCATCTTGTGCAAGCAGTCCATCGACGGGGGAGGTTTTGCACTGTCCGGATACACCCTGTGGTCAAGATTCAaattattccaaaaaaaatcGTTCCATTAAAAGTGTGGTGTCAAAAGCGAAGGATCCTAGTACAAAATCGAGCTTTCTTCCTCCCTGTAGGGTGTGTGGCGACAACGCCTCGGGTTTTCATTACGGAGCTAACACGTGCGAAGCATGCAAG GGGTTCTTTAGAAGGAGCATCGTTAAGATTCAACAAAACAAGGAGTCCTACAAATGCATTGGTAAAGGTGAAGGCTGTGTTTTGGGTCCAGGAAAAAGAAACCCCTGCGCGGCCTGTCGATACGCCAGGTGTCTAGAAGTGGGCATGTCCATTGGAG CAATTAAGACCGGACGCTACACGTATGAGAAGAGAACAAAAGACACGGTCGAGGTCCGAAAAATGAAAGTAGCGGAGAAACCGCGCCAAATGGAGACGTATATAAGCGACTCAGAGGTGGACCAAATCATCCAGTCTCTTAAGGAGGTGCTGCTGAAGAGTTGTCCCGAGGCCCACACTATCTTTGATAGAGAAACAAACCTTAACAGGCAGTGGCAAATATAT AATGAATACAAGGCGAAGGTAGAAATATTTGGCACCATGTCTGTGATTCCAAAAGAAGTCTGGGATGAATTTTACAAGGAGACTGGAATCGACTTGGACAACAGGCAAGATCTGATGAAAGAAATGGCGTGCAGGATGGAGCATGGGCTGACTATGATGGTCGATTTTGTCCGAACTATTCCGGGTTTTGCCGATTTGTCCGTCTCGGACCAAACGGAACTAATAAAGG CATCTCATTTCGAATTTTTCTTCTTGATGCTCCATAAAAGTTTTAATCCCGAATTACGAGTTGTGTCAGGAATGATTGGTTTACACGAATCTGAAATTAACAAAGTAGCAGAAAAGGAAGCCATCGAAAATTTATTCCAGTTCAGTACCTCTCTCAAAAACCTCGACTTGGCATTTGATGAGATAATACTTGTTCGGGGCATTTGTGTAACCTTTGCAG ATCGATGCCAATTAGAGGACCCCAAAGCAGTGGAACAGATTCAGTGGCGACTCATCAACGCACTAAGAGTGCTGGCCAAACGCAAAAACTACAGACCAGAACAAAGGTTGTGGCACATACTGGACCGACTAACGGCTCTGAGGACTATGACTGAAATAAGCAAGGAATTGGACAAACAAAAGTGTTCATGGCCTGTCATGAAAGAACATCCACTCGTTCTAGATATTCTGCAGAGCTGA
- the LOC105331218 gene encoding centromere protein V, which yields MTTPDTLHTGGCHCDAIRFEVLAPKRLVVYNCNCSICHKKQNKHFIVPKSKFTLVKGEDNLTTYTFNTHQAKHTFCRTCGVQCFYTPRSNPDGYGVAPHCLDPGTVEHITVENFDGQNWEQQIETSDIRSRSKE from the exons ATGACAACACCAGACACACTCCACACTGGCGGCTGCCATTGCGATGCCATCAGATTTGAAGTTTTGGCGCCAAAAAGGCTTGTTGTGTACAACTGCAATTGTTCCATTTGTCACAAAAAGCAAAACAAGCACTTCATTGTTCCTAAATCAAAGTTCACTCTCGTAAAGGGCGAAGACAATTTGACCACATACACGTTTAATACACACCAGGCGAAGCACACCTTCTGTAGAACGTGTGGGGTGCAATGCTTTTACACACCGAG gTCTAATCCAGATGGATACGGCGTCGCTCCACACTGTCTGGATCCTGGAACTGTAGAACATATCACGGTGGAAAACTTTGATGGTCAGAACTGGGAACAACAGATCGAGACCTCAGAtattaggtcaaggtcaaaagaATGA